TAATAGTATCCTTAATGCAGCGAACTGAATATCCGTCTTGCATTGTTGTTTTATCTCTACCTAATTCTTTTTTGTCAGATTTTATATATCTGTACCAGTATCTGTCATATGGTTTTTGTAACCATAAACCGTTTACAGAATAATCTTTTGATGAGCTCCACCAACTGCCGTTGTATCCAATATCTTCAAAAAAGCCTAAAGAACGGTAACCACCCGGAAGTGCAGTAAAACCGCTTTCATTTGTAGCTCCGGTATTCGGGCTTTCCCAATGTTTTGTTCCCAGTTCCTTGAGCTTATTTCCGGCAATACTATCACCTCCTAAATATTTTGCAAGCATTGTCCATTCTTCATCAGTTGGCACATGCCATCCCGAAGGACATAATCTGGAGTAATCTTTAACAGCATAACAGTTATAAAGATTTCCATAAATTTTTGCATTATATTCTGAATTATAATATTTGCAATATGCACCTTGTTGCAGATTAGTAAGATTAACCCAGTCTTTAGTGTATCGAACATTTTGTATGCTGTCACCATTCCTGTAATGTGTTACTCTCAGATTTTCTTTCATCCATGTTTGTTCTCCAATTGTTATAGTATTGTATATATTTCCGTCAAAGTCAACAACTGTTTCTGCACTCTGTTGACAAAATGATTTTACTGTTATTATTAGTAAAATGGACAAAAATATAATTGTACTTTTCAAGTTGATGACTTAAATTGTGAACAATGTTAATCTATTTATCTTATAAAATTTGTTACTTCTTTTTTCTCTTTTAATGGTGCTTCAATAATATTAATTGTAGCTTCTTTCATTTTTAACAACCATGCCATATTTTTTCCCAACAAACGCATAATCTGAACACCTTCTGCATCCTGATTAACTTCACCTGGTGTTCTGCCGTGAATTATATTCCAGTAATTTGATGTGGCTAAAATCATTTCGGAATATGTAAGGTAATGGTATAAGCTGTCTAATGTTGATGAACCTCCGGAGCGTCTGACTGCTACAACTGCTGCGCCAACTTTGTGGCGGAATAAATTACCATTTGATGTAGAAACATAAAATAACCGGTCTAAGAAACTTTTCATTGTTCCTGCAATTCCTGAATAATAAACAGGTGAACCTAGAATAATGCCGTCTGCCTCTTTTATTTTTTGTATCCATTCATTTAGTTCATCGGTAATTATTGTACATTTTTGATCCTGATTTATTGCACATTTGCCACAAGCCATACAGCCATGTATCATTTTATTACCTATATGCAGGATTTCAAAATTAATGCCGGCAGATGAAATCTCGTTACCAACAATATTTAAAGCATTAAAAGTATTTCCTTCTTTTTTAGGGCTTCCGTTGATTGCTATAACTTTCATTATTATAATAATTATGTTGTTGATTATCTTTTTAAATTGATAAACCAAATATAACTATATAAATGCTAAAATAAAAGTATGAATAACAGCTTATGATTTAAAGTAAAATTGTTGGAATGTATGAAAATTAAGCGATGTTATTTATTAATATTAATTTCCTTTTTAATTCCGAGTTTAGTCCACAAATTCTCGGTTTTAGATTGAAGTGTATCTTTTAATAAATAAACAGAAAAAACAATGTACACTAAGAATCCTAAAAATATTAGTAATTGTACTAAAGAAACTTTTTGTATATCTTCTTTTTTCTTCGTTTCGCAGCTTTCTCCGGGACAATATTGTACTTTGTTTTTATAAATAAGTTTATAGAATATACAGCCTAGACATATACCAAACGCCGATTCGAAGAATAGAAGAATTAAGCAGATTAAGCAAATAAGACCGGTTATAAAACTGTTTGTATTCATTAATACCATTAATACAAACATGATTAGTCCCATTACCAGACCTATAGTCCATGCAAATTTCTTTTGCGGTGCTCCTACATATTCCGGTTTTTGATTACCAACAATGAGTCTCCCAAGTATAAGGCTTGGTGAGAATTTTGGATTAATTATAACACGTATTATAAAATCCAAAAGAAAAACTAAAAGGAAAAGTTTTGCCAGTAAAAAGTTTCCTTCAAAAATAATTATAAGCAATGATAGAAAAGCAAACAAAAACAAAATGCCTGCAGCTGCTCTTACTTCTCTTTCATTTAAAACAGGAACATTATATCCATCTACATTTTCGCCAAATTGAATAATGTCTTTC
Above is a window of Bacteroidia bacterium DNA encoding:
- a CDS encoding fibrobacter succinogenes major paralogous domain-containing protein, producing MSILLIITVKSFCQQSAETVVDFDGNIYNTITIGEQTWMKENLRVTHYRNGDSIQNVRYTKDWVNLTNLQQGAYCKYYNSEYNAKIYGNLYNCYAVKDYSRLCPSGWHVPTDEEWTMLAKYLGGDSIAGNKLKELGTKHWESPNTGATNESGFTALPGGYRSLGFFEDIGYNGSWWSSSKDYSVNGLWLQKPYDRYWYRYIKSDKKELGRDKTTMQDGYSVRCIKDTIKK
- a CDS encoding flavodoxin family protein, whose product is MKVIAINGSPKKEGNTFNALNIVGNEISSAGINFEILHIGNKMIHGCMACGKCAINQDQKCTIITDELNEWIQKIKEADGIILGSPVYYSGIAGTMKSFLDRLFYVSTSNGNLFRHKVGAAVVAVRRSGGSSTLDSLYHYLTYSEMILATSNYWNIIHGRTPGEVNQDAEGVQIMRLLGKNMAWLLKMKEATINIIEAPLKEKKEVTNFIR
- a CDS encoding DUF4395 domain-containing protein, producing MKDIIQFGENVDGYNVPVLNEREVRAAAGILFLFAFLSLLIIIFEGNFLLAKLFLLVFLLDFIIRVIINPKFSPSLILGRLIVGNQKPEYVGAPQKKFAWTIGLVMGLIMFVLMVLMNTNSFITGLICLICLILLFFESAFGICLGCIFYKLIYKNKVQYCPGESCETKKKEDIQKVSLVQLLIFLGFLVYIVFSVYLLKDTLQSKTENLWTKLGIKKEININK